Proteins from a single region of Sphaerochaeta globosa str. Buddy:
- a CDS encoding outer membrane beta-barrel protein gives MKRYSLVFLLSLATVSLAFASSYVGGSLSFMQDTYSEDNYKVIFNQGAISIEGATYFAASEHFGLTYQFGFGTSTPKFVTSILTLEGDPKSVLTGSLMGTFRHTLNRDWTLETALGYGYTQSSYEDSTSETTSRISKVEAKVGAVYEVGNDLLLLGGVRFSIPFRVSTTTKSGSSSTTDTVSLESGSGFGTYVGLAFQY, from the coding sequence ATGAAACGATATAGTTTGGTCTTTCTCTTGAGTCTTGCCACTGTGTCCCTAGCCTTTGCTTCCTCATATGTCGGTGGCAGTCTGTCTTTTATGCAAGATACGTATAGTGAGGACAATTACAAAGTAATTTTCAACCAGGGGGCAATCTCTATAGAGGGAGCAACTTACTTTGCCGCCTCAGAGCATTTTGGGCTTACCTATCAATTCGGGTTTGGCACATCCACACCCAAATTTGTGACCTCCATTCTTACGCTGGAAGGCGATCCGAAATCAGTGCTCACCGGAAGCCTCATGGGTACATTCAGGCATACATTGAACCGTGATTGGACGCTGGAAACTGCTTTGGGCTATGGGTATACCCAGAGTTCATACGAGGACTCAACCAGTGAAACAACGTCTCGTATTTCCAAGGTAGAGGCAAAAGTTGGTGCAGTATACGAGGTAGGCAATGACTTATTGCTTCTTGGTGGAGTCCGATTCAGCATTCCGTTCCGTGTTTCAACAACAACCAAAAGCGGTTCCTCCTCTACCACTGATACGGTCTCCCTTGAGAGTGGATCGGGGTTCGGCACCTACGTTGGGCTGGCGTTCCAGTATTAG
- a CDS encoding GNAT family N-acetyltransferase, translated as MDNLKNPNNAKALFTGKKSNFFEACLSSGMGSVYADSFEHPRSAIASIGDFALLGGEPSEALLRDFSAMQGEKFLILVGPDQPWNDLIETVYGSRAHAITRYALKKDEQSFTISSLQKIVDSLKEDYVLRAIDESLYHQCLSESWSKDLVALFTTYDQYAAHGLGFCALKDGKIVSGASSYYSYESGIEIEVDTHPEYRKQGLAAACCAQLILCCVQRGIFPSWDAHTTTSLHLAQKLGYHFDYAYTAYEIHS; from the coding sequence ATGGATAATCTAAAGAACCCCAACAATGCCAAAGCCTTGTTCACCGGAAAGAAGAGCAATTTCTTTGAAGCCTGCCTTTCTAGCGGTATGGGATCTGTGTATGCAGACAGCTTTGAGCATCCAAGAAGTGCAATTGCCAGTATTGGCGACTTCGCTTTGTTGGGTGGAGAACCCTCTGAGGCTTTACTAAGGGATTTTTCAGCCATGCAGGGTGAGAAATTCCTTATTCTGGTAGGTCCCGACCAACCGTGGAATGATCTCATCGAGACAGTCTATGGCAGCCGGGCACACGCCATCACTCGGTACGCTCTGAAAAAGGATGAGCAGAGTTTCACTATATCGTCATTGCAAAAAATTGTTGATTCGCTGAAAGAAGACTATGTACTGAGAGCCATCGACGAGTCTTTGTACCATCAGTGCCTCAGTGAGAGCTGGTCAAAGGATTTGGTTGCATTGTTTACGACCTATGATCAGTATGCTGCACATGGTCTGGGATTTTGTGCACTGAAGGATGGGAAAATCGTCAGTGGTGCCTCTTCGTATTACTCCTATGAGAGTGGAATCGAAATTGAGGTCGATACCCATCCTGAGTATAGAAAGCAGGGATTGGCAGCAGCTTGCTGCGCCCAGCTCATTCTGTGCTGTGTACAGCGAGGTATATTTCCCTCCTGGGATGCCCATACAACAACCTCCCTGCATCTTGCCCAAAAATTGGGGTATCACTTCGATTATGCGTATACTGCGTATGAGATACACAGCTGA
- a CDS encoding ATP-dependent helicase: MELNQQQMAAVVYDGPKRNILVNAGAGSGKTRTIIARAAHRITQGTQADRLLVLTFTNRVAQELRHRLAHEVGSAGESVQMGTFHAFCLKVMSSLPKSFAISGLSIIDSDDQDNLMGMVRKSLIKNLKGPKRGFPSSDHLLSLYSYSRNTLQNTDVYLHEQTDLDEEQIDLCMQIFSLYQQRKEERGYLDYDDLLIKFDEALTKKAALRHAVCTLFDEVLVDEMQDTNPIQFNILKHFSREQVNLFCVGDPAQSIYRFRGAEFTHMMEFGTIFSDSISFSLSLNYRSYQEILDVSNWLLSCSSYPYQHTLEAIRGRSENLVRLEDFENQADECSWIADQVVGYQEQKIPLSDIMVLYRSSFEAKTLEAELIRRKIPYRFIGGLVLTKSAHVRDVFALLRLVRNSSDDLAWMRYLQLFPRIGEISAERIVNNVYSAGTASDSVIQTLESLLGKDHASVTALASAMKAGTTPLACIQAAIQQLSPLLAERYDHWKQRKQDLQLLEKVARTYHTLGQFIDDFTLEPMHGTQLSNESSDDALTLITVHSAKGTEAPICFVASAIPSQYPHSRSLGDLEAEEEERRVLYVALTRAKNELIITRYSRARNSMWVDSSPAKSQAYFLESIPQNLILTTLHGYTSRGISSLSSLRDEF, from the coding sequence GTGGAACTCAATCAGCAACAAATGGCTGCAGTTGTGTATGACGGGCCAAAAAGAAATATTCTGGTGAATGCCGGGGCCGGGAGCGGAAAGACGCGGACCATTATCGCTCGCGCCGCCCATCGCATTACCCAGGGGACGCAAGCGGATAGGCTTCTGGTCCTCACATTCACCAATCGTGTGGCACAGGAGCTTCGTCATAGGTTGGCTCATGAAGTCGGATCAGCAGGGGAGTCGGTGCAGATGGGGACGTTCCATGCTTTCTGTCTGAAGGTCATGAGTTCACTTCCCAAAAGTTTTGCTATCAGTGGCCTATCGATTATCGACTCTGATGACCAGGACAATCTGATGGGCATGGTGAGAAAATCCCTCATCAAGAACCTCAAGGGACCAAAAAGAGGATTTCCCAGTTCCGATCACCTGCTTTCTCTCTACTCGTACAGTCGCAATACACTTCAAAATACAGATGTTTATCTTCACGAGCAAACGGATCTGGATGAAGAGCAGATAGACCTCTGCATGCAGATATTCAGTTTGTACCAGCAGAGAAAAGAGGAACGGGGCTATCTCGATTACGATGACCTTCTGATAAAATTCGATGAGGCGTTGACTAAGAAGGCAGCATTGCGGCATGCAGTTTGCACCCTGTTCGATGAAGTGTTGGTGGATGAGATGCAGGACACAAATCCCATTCAGTTCAATATTCTCAAGCACTTCAGTAGGGAGCAGGTGAACTTGTTCTGTGTAGGAGACCCGGCCCAATCAATCTACCGGTTCCGGGGAGCCGAGTTCACCCACATGATGGAGTTCGGGACAATATTCAGTGACAGCATTTCCTTTTCCTTGTCATTGAATTATCGCAGTTACCAAGAAATTCTCGATGTTTCCAACTGGCTGTTGTCGTGTTCCTCCTATCCTTATCAGCATACTCTTGAGGCGATAAGAGGCAGAAGTGAGAACTTGGTCCGTCTCGAGGATTTTGAGAACCAAGCCGATGAATGTTCGTGGATAGCCGACCAAGTGGTTGGCTATCAGGAACAGAAGATTCCTCTCTCCGATATTATGGTGTTATATCGTTCAAGTTTTGAGGCCAAGACGTTGGAAGCCGAATTGATCAGACGAAAGATTCCCTATCGCTTCATCGGTGGGTTGGTGCTGACTAAATCTGCCCATGTACGGGATGTGTTTGCTCTGTTGCGTTTGGTACGCAACAGCTCTGATGATCTTGCTTGGATGCGCTATTTGCAGTTGTTCCCCAGAATAGGGGAGATTTCTGCTGAGCGGATTGTGAACAATGTGTATAGTGCGGGCACCGCAAGCGATTCAGTCATCCAAACGTTGGAGAGCTTGCTTGGGAAGGACCATGCAAGTGTCACCGCTCTAGCGTCTGCGATGAAAGCTGGTACCACGCCTCTAGCATGCATTCAGGCTGCAATTCAACAGTTGAGTCCATTGTTAGCTGAGCGATATGACCACTGGAAGCAACGCAAGCAGGATTTACAGTTGTTGGAAAAAGTTGCCCGCACCTATCATACACTGGGACAATTCATTGATGATTTCACGCTTGAGCCGATGCATGGTACCCAGTTGAGCAACGAGAGCAGCGACGATGCCCTTACCCTTATCACCGTCCATAGTGCCAAGGGGACTGAGGCTCCCATCTGTTTTGTTGCTTCAGCCATTCCTTCCCAGTATCCTCACTCCCGCTCCCTAGGTGATCTTGAAGCCGAGGAGGAAGAACGTAGGGTTCTCTATGTAGCCTTAACCAGGGCAAAGAACGAGTTGATCATCACCAGGTATTCCAGAGCACGGAATTCTATGTGGGTAGATTCTTCTCCTGCTAAAAGCCAAGCATACTTTCTGGAGTCAATTCCCCAGAACCTGATACTCACAACCCTGCATGGTTATACAAGCAGGGGTATCAGTTCACTGAGTAGCTTGAGGGATGAGTTTTAA
- a CDS encoding alpha/beta hydrolase, with protein sequence MKNKYPVHEDYSKLQIGFPMKAPLLPFFQRLTRLLYDREAVPSSISQQKFTIPSYEGYALPLELFSPQNHVQNSPCILFLHGGAFALPANDFHKRLIALYALGCSAKVVLVDYRLVPQYRFPYGLEDCYAAYAWMVAHASELGIDASKLAMCGDSAGGALAASLTHLIRDRKLANPLFQMLIYPVLDAQQNSDSMKRFIDTPIWNAKQNKKMWNLYCKETDNSAYCSPSQALSFEGLPKAYIEANEFDCLRDEALAYAKKLQDVGIEVILNQTQGTVHGFELNWKSEYTQAIIRQRIEYMQKQFSD encoded by the coding sequence ATGAAAAACAAGTATCCGGTGCATGAGGACTATAGCAAACTGCAAATTGGCTTTCCCATGAAGGCCCCTCTGCTGCCCTTCTTTCAACGGCTCACTCGATTGCTCTACGACAGAGAAGCTGTTCCCAGTTCGATCAGCCAGCAGAAATTCACCATTCCGAGTTACGAAGGATATGCACTCCCCCTGGAACTCTTCAGTCCTCAGAACCATGTGCAAAATTCACCTTGCATTCTATTTCTCCATGGTGGCGCTTTCGCCCTTCCGGCCAACGACTTTCATAAGAGGTTGATAGCTTTATATGCACTTGGTTGTTCTGCCAAGGTGGTATTGGTCGATTATCGTCTTGTTCCTCAGTATCGCTTCCCCTATGGACTTGAAGACTGTTACGCAGCCTATGCGTGGATGGTAGCACATGCAAGCGAGCTGGGTATCGATGCATCAAAGCTAGCAATGTGCGGTGACAGTGCCGGAGGGGCCTTGGCTGCTTCACTGACCCACCTGATCCGTGATCGAAAGCTGGCTAATCCCTTGTTTCAAATGCTCATCTATCCAGTTCTGGATGCACAACAGAATTCCGATTCCATGAAACGGTTTATTGATACTCCAATTTGGAATGCAAAACAAAACAAGAAAATGTGGAACCTTTACTGCAAAGAGACTGATAACTCTGCCTATTGCTCTCCCTCTCAGGCCCTTTCTTTTGAGGGATTACCCAAAGCCTATATTGAGGCCAATGAGTTTGATTGCCTGCGTGATGAAGCCCTTGCATATGCCAAAAAATTGCAGGATGTTGGTATTGAAGTGATACTTAATCAGACGCAAGGGACTGTACATGGGTTTGAGCTCAATTGGAAGAGTGAGTATACCCAAGCAATTATCAGACAGAGAATTGAGTACATGCAGAAGCAGTTCTCTGACTAG
- a CDS encoding AEC family transporter: MYSILPVLFLFILGFLLQKGSTLTPHSVAGAKRIVSDLALPALLFQAFSTLEIEGKYLILVVTIFLVCFFMVLLGKALAKPLHLETPYFPLLLGGFEMGMLGYALFQSAYGSEHLGKMALIDLGQVLFVFFVLMALLIKERDGAHTTKALLRQFITSPVILAIFGGIVVSFVGKWFSPHPLWTAIGEGISLLASLTTPLIALSIGYGIHIKKEGLAWSIKTILVRKLVLLGLALLINHFLIDQFLGMEAIYRYALLVMFLTPPPFVVTIYMRPNDTVNADYVDNTLSLDTLISILMVMLVAVLYV; the protein is encoded by the coding sequence ATGTATTCAATACTTCCCGTCCTCTTTCTCTTCATACTAGGGTTTCTCTTGCAGAAAGGAAGCACACTGACACCGCACTCGGTTGCCGGGGCTAAACGGATAGTCTCTGATCTTGCGCTTCCCGCACTCCTGTTTCAGGCGTTCTCTACGCTGGAAATTGAGGGAAAGTATCTAATCTTGGTTGTCACCATATTCTTGGTCTGCTTCTTCATGGTCTTACTGGGAAAAGCCCTTGCAAAACCCCTCCATCTGGAAACTCCCTATTTCCCCCTCCTGCTTGGAGGTTTTGAAATGGGAATGTTAGGCTATGCATTGTTTCAAAGCGCATATGGAAGTGAACACCTGGGTAAAATGGCATTGATCGACCTGGGACAAGTCCTGTTTGTGTTCTTTGTGCTCATGGCGCTCCTAATCAAAGAACGTGATGGCGCTCATACCACCAAAGCGTTGCTGCGACAGTTCATAACATCCCCGGTAATTCTTGCAATATTTGGAGGTATTGTTGTAAGTTTTGTAGGCAAGTGGTTTTCACCCCATCCACTCTGGACTGCCATCGGCGAAGGTATCTCCCTGCTTGCCAGTTTGACCACGCCTCTTATTGCTCTCTCCATCGGATACGGCATTCATATCAAAAAGGAAGGATTGGCTTGGTCGATCAAGACAATCCTAGTCAGAAAACTCGTATTGCTAGGCTTGGCATTGTTGATCAACCATTTCCTTATCGACCAATTCCTAGGCATGGAGGCCATCTATCGATATGCCCTGCTTGTCATGTTTCTCACTCCGCCTCCGTTCGTTGTTACCATCTACATGCGTCCCAACGACACAGTGAATGCCGATTATGTAGACAACACACTCTCCTTGGACACCCTCATTTCCATACTCATGGTGATGCTAGTTGCTGTGCTGTATGTGTAG
- a CDS encoding InlB B-repeat-containing protein, whose translation MKKTKILTLTIFFTSILLSVLLLGCNDTIDPKTYDSYTITYNLDGGINDDGNPETYTIKTPTITLQAPTKPGFVFDGWFSNAAFEGTAVTTIAQGSMGDKALYARWTEYAVGDRGPAGGWIIYVSDEFYIENGWRYLEVAPADLWVAGSGSDRRVSIDTDDVPERADYSHIFGYHRPSGSNTIVTGGTDVGVGRWNTQDLVDAMGDEAYSSESGNDKTGDYAAKLCDELVVEKDGVVYDNWFLPSKDELNLMYNELALLSAPGFTDSGYWCSYECAVYAAWSRSFDFPSNFMQAYKDVDARVRPIRAFL comes from the coding sequence ATGAAAAAAACAAAGATACTTACACTAACAATATTCTTTACATCAATCCTTCTTTCAGTCCTACTGCTTGGCTGCAACGATACGATTGATCCCAAGACTTATGATTCCTACACCATCACCTACAACCTGGATGGCGGAATCAACGATGACGGCAATCCTGAAACCTACACCATCAAGACACCGACGATAACACTGCAAGCTCCGACGAAACCCGGCTTTGTGTTTGATGGGTGGTTCTCCAACGCTGCTTTTGAAGGTACTGCTGTGACTACTATTGCGCAAGGTTCTATGGGGGACAAGGCTTTGTATGCGAGATGGACAGAGTATGCGGTAGGTGATAGAGGCCCTGCAGGCGGGTGGATAATCTATGTTTCGGATGAGTTTTACATCGAGAATGGTTGGCGGTATCTTGAGGTGGCTCCTGCCGACCTTTGGGTGGCTGGTAGTGGATCGGATCGCAGGGTTTCGATTGATACGGATGATGTCCCGGAAAGAGCTGATTACAGCCATATATTTGGGTATCACCGGCCTTCAGGTAGCAATACTATTGTGACAGGAGGGACTGACGTAGGAGTCGGGAGATGGAATACGCAGGACTTGGTGGATGCAATGGGAGACGAAGCCTATAGCTCAGAATCGGGAAACGACAAGACGGGGGACTATGCTGCGAAGTTGTGTGACGAGCTGGTAGTTGAAAAAGACGGGGTTGTATATGACAACTGGTTTTTACCCTCGAAAGACGAGCTGAACTTGATGTACAATGAATTAGCTTTGCTAAGCGCGCCTGGTTTTACTGATAGCGGATACTGGTGTTCCTACGAGTGTGCTGTTTACGCAGCGTGGAGCAGGAGTTTTGACTTCCCTTCGAATTTTATGCAGGCCTATAAAGACGTCGATGCCAGGGTCAGGCCTATACGGGCTTTCTTATGA
- a CDS encoding GntR family transcriptional regulator, translating into MQFNTLSPIYLQIAEYIHDLILNRVWDDGQRIPSVRDMAMELEVNPNTVIRTYALLQDEGTLENQRGIGYFTAKDARTLVLKQRREKFIKRELPALFSTMETLGLTMEDLQTYAKQTKEAEHEVQA; encoded by the coding sequence ATGCAGTTTAATACACTCTCTCCAATCTATCTGCAAATAGCCGAGTACATCCATGACCTCATACTCAATCGAGTCTGGGACGACGGACAGCGAATTCCCTCGGTACGCGATATGGCCATGGAGTTGGAAGTGAATCCTAATACGGTTATCAGGACGTATGCCTTGCTGCAAGATGAAGGCACCCTGGAGAACCAGCGGGGAATTGGCTATTTCACCGCAAAGGATGCACGAACACTGGTGCTCAAGCAGCGCCGCGAGAAGTTCATCAAGCGTGAGTTGCCAGCATTATTCTCCACCATGGAGACGTTGGGCCTCACGATGGAAGATCTGCAAACCTATGCAAAACAAACCAAGGAGGCTGAACATGAAGTCCAAGCTTAA
- a CDS encoding uracil-DNA glycosylase family protein gives MHVKQVLQQVLGTTQHMQFNDVDVDPLKIRAIMINEVVPSDPFQDFYGQADAEYLHTTISLFRKAGLPVETMQDILQMGIYITNAVKVPKSAYSIEKSSIEESLPYLEQEIAMFPHVTVIMLMGDVAKKAFNMIAKKPVVPSTPTYKLRNSEFYYGSIRVIPSYIMTGKNILIEKSKFAMAAEDIATMARCIG, from the coding sequence ATGCATGTCAAGCAAGTTTTGCAGCAGGTATTGGGAACTACACAACATATGCAGTTCAATGATGTTGATGTCGATCCCCTGAAAATCAGAGCAATCATGATTAATGAGGTGGTTCCTTCAGACCCTTTCCAGGATTTCTACGGACAAGCCGATGCAGAGTATCTGCACACAACAATTTCGCTTTTTAGGAAAGCGGGATTGCCCGTTGAAACCATGCAGGACATTTTACAGATGGGCATCTATATTACAAACGCAGTTAAAGTCCCCAAGTCTGCGTATTCGATTGAAAAAAGCAGCATCGAAGAGAGCCTACCCTATCTGGAACAGGAAATTGCAATGTTCCCACACGTTACTGTTATTATGCTTATGGGGGATGTGGCCAAGAAGGCATTTAACATGATTGCAAAGAAGCCTGTCGTTCCTTCCACGCCAACCTACAAATTGAGAAACAGTGAGTTTTATTATGGAAGTATCCGTGTCATACCGTCATATATTATGACCGGCAAAAACATTCTCATTGAGAAATCGAAGTTTGCAATGGCCGCTGAAGATATTGCTACCATGGCTCGCTGTATAGGATAA
- a CDS encoding InlB B-repeat-containing protein, with protein MKAGKLVVCIGLLLVVFTGCSDMINELANRQVTVTFDDQGADSNVYPASKNVLRTAGTDTVGSLPTPPGKRGDTFGGWYTQVNGGRTAFDASTPLTEDITVYANWIPDYVPGDTGPAGGIVFYDKGTYQDEWRFLEAAPSDITSEFDTTRPYIHFYGLYRSTPGGANLAVGTGTAIGTGKANTEALVNAMGTSAYYISDYDPMVYSPTEHYAARACSLYANGGYTDWFLPSKDELNVMYENLYHIEVPIGGLTDSYYWSSSELENSSFYAMLQFFTNGMQSMNPRDGMYRVRPARAF; from the coding sequence ATGAAAGCAGGAAAATTAGTAGTATGCATTGGGTTGTTGCTTGTGGTGTTCACTGGATGCAGCGATATGATCAATGAGTTGGCAAACAGGCAAGTGACGGTTACGTTCGATGATCAGGGCGCAGATTCCAATGTGTATCCTGCATCCAAGAATGTGTTGCGGACTGCAGGAACTGATACGGTCGGGTCATTACCGACACCTCCTGGCAAGAGAGGCGATACGTTCGGCGGATGGTACACGCAAGTCAATGGCGGGAGGACAGCGTTCGACGCCTCCACGCCATTGACTGAGGACATTACCGTCTATGCAAATTGGATACCTGATTATGTTCCTGGAGACACTGGTCCTGCCGGTGGGATAGTTTTCTATGACAAGGGGACGTATCAAGATGAATGGCGGTTCCTGGAGGCTGCCCCTTCGGATATTACGTCGGAATTCGACACTACAAGGCCCTACATTCACTTCTATGGACTCTACCGATCAACACCTGGTGGTGCTAACCTTGCAGTGGGCACAGGTACAGCGATAGGAACCGGCAAGGCAAACACAGAAGCCTTGGTGAATGCGATGGGGACCTCTGCCTATTACATTTCTGATTATGATCCTATGGTATACAGTCCGACGGAGCACTATGCTGCAAGGGCCTGCAGCCTCTATGCAAACGGAGGGTATACAGATTGGTTTCTGCCGAGCAAAGATGAGTTGAACGTAATGTACGAGAATCTCTACCATATTGAGGTGCCTATTGGGGGATTAACTGATAGCTATTATTGGAGTTCATCAGAATTAGAAAACTCTTCATTCTATGCGATGCTTCAGTTTTTCACGAATGGAATGCAAAGCATGAACCCTCGAGATGGTATGTATAGAGTCAGGCCTGCACGAGCTTTCTGA
- a CDS encoding PAS domain S-box protein: protein MKNLLDTERLNGILETYIRIPDLESTNRQVQEEIEKSRALIESTDDMIWVVDPVNFGLIMFNSSLIHYFKTGRSLDITRGMTPSDLLPPEYAIVWEHMYEKVLSQGAYRIDYETSVNKRILNLSFNEVKISGETIGISVFGQDITERKLTEKALETANRNFDTALKNSLIGIVIVDKNKKIRWSNPSAMTMMQLKENEIIGKFCTDIFCTAAPEKCPILDDGLKVDNSERMLKCGGGKEIFIIKSVSPIEMNGEELLMETFVDISERKKIEYELRTSLTQNKRILENLQDAYFQTDLHGTFTVINPKALSLYGFVSLDTLVGQPADILFADSEDMKKLIRRLRHDGSVNDYNCKTLRADGTTFWVSMNVQFVKNEEGKIIGTEGLVRDISDRMEYENEIRNNRDNLRVLNERLEKMLEQSVHAISKIGELKDLYTAGHQRRVEKLACAIAKSLGFSPLDLVNLSFGALIHDIGKVYIPSDILNKPGKITDLEVQILQTHVEQSYNVAKEIDFPWQVAEMIHQHHERLDGTGYPLGLPGDDIILEARILAVADVVESMTSHRPYRASLGIEAAMQEIENFKGSKFDPLVVDACMKVVTEKDFSWD from the coding sequence ATGAAAAACCTATTAGATACAGAGCGCCTCAACGGAATACTGGAAACCTATATACGAATACCCGACCTTGAGAGTACCAATCGGCAAGTACAAGAAGAGATAGAAAAAAGCCGTGCCCTGATCGAAAGCACGGATGACATGATTTGGGTGGTCGATCCTGTAAACTTCGGGCTTATCATGTTCAATTCGAGCTTGATACACTACTTTAAGACCGGCCGAAGCCTCGATATCACGCGTGGGATGACACCTTCGGACTTGCTTCCCCCTGAGTATGCTATTGTATGGGAGCATATGTATGAAAAAGTTCTTTCCCAAGGTGCTTATAGGATCGACTATGAGACATCGGTGAACAAACGCATTCTAAACCTCTCGTTCAACGAAGTAAAAATCAGCGGTGAAACGATAGGAATATCGGTATTTGGCCAAGACATTACCGAACGGAAACTGACCGAGAAGGCATTGGAAACGGCCAACCGAAACTTTGACACTGCTTTAAAGAACTCGCTCATCGGTATAGTCATAGTTGACAAGAACAAAAAGATACGTTGGTCGAATCCTTCGGCTATGACGATGATGCAGCTTAAAGAGAATGAAATTATTGGGAAATTCTGTACGGATATTTTCTGTACCGCCGCACCCGAGAAATGTCCGATACTCGATGATGGGTTAAAAGTTGACAATAGTGAACGCATGTTGAAATGTGGTGGTGGGAAAGAAATTTTCATCATCAAATCAGTCTCCCCGATTGAGATGAATGGCGAGGAGCTGCTGATGGAAACCTTCGTTGACATCTCTGAACGGAAAAAGATTGAATATGAATTACGAACGAGCCTGACACAGAACAAGAGGATTCTTGAAAACCTTCAGGATGCATACTTCCAAACCGACCTGCATGGTACTTTCACAGTCATCAATCCGAAGGCATTGTCTCTGTATGGGTTCGTCTCCCTGGATACTCTGGTTGGACAACCTGCGGACATACTGTTTGCCGATTCTGAAGATATGAAAAAATTGATACGTAGATTGCGGCATGATGGCTCGGTAAACGACTATAATTGCAAGACATTACGTGCCGACGGCACAACATTCTGGGTCTCAATGAATGTGCAATTCGTCAAGAATGAGGAAGGAAAGATTATTGGGACGGAAGGTTTGGTACGAGATATCTCCGATCGCATGGAATATGAGAATGAAATACGAAATAATCGAGACAACTTGCGTGTATTGAACGAACGATTGGAGAAAATGCTCGAGCAATCGGTACATGCAATCTCGAAGATTGGAGAGCTCAAGGATCTGTATACTGCAGGTCACCAAAGACGAGTGGAAAAACTCGCTTGTGCCATTGCAAAAAGTTTGGGGTTTTCTCCACTGGACCTAGTCAACCTATCATTCGGGGCTCTCATTCATGACATCGGGAAAGTATACATCCCTTCAGACATCCTGAACAAACCAGGAAAGATTACTGATCTTGAAGTCCAAATCCTGCAAACACACGTGGAGCAAAGTTATAACGTTGCAAAAGAGATTGATTTCCCCTGGCAGGTTGCAGAGATGATTCATCAGCATCATGAACGGCTCGATGGAACTGGTTATCCCTTGGGGCTGCCCGGCGATGATATTATTCTCGAAGCAAGGATTTTAGCGGTTGCTGATGTTGTTGAGTCGATGACTTCACACCGGCCTTATCGCGCATCACTAGGAATTGAAGCCGCGATGCAAGAGATAGAAAATTTCAAAGGAAGCAAGTTTGACCCGCTAGTTGTTGATGCTTGTATGAAAGTGGTTACAGAAAAAGACTTTTCTTGGGATTGA
- a CDS encoding lactonase family protein has protein sequence MHTLVIGSRVHADKQGINFFSFDEHTGALQHLSGFGGVEYPNFQCFDREKRILYTVSETETDGHVYAYRVSPALTCEKLFCVPSQGDSPCHLALEPTGKGLAVANYADGVFTFLGFGRPDFIETFPGKGKHPNRQQSSHIHSSLWLEAGKSLLVADLGLDRIIWYTDSFTRKHYITVPAGTGPRHLALSLDQGTLFVASELSNEVLVIQLGPEPSVVQTISTLPADFLGENTVADIHLSSDQRFLYCSNRGHNSIAMYALDLSTSSLTLLGHCMVEQEPRNFCISPSDSFVLVGNAGSNSVTVHVIDQITGLLSSAMHRIELIEPVCLTFFD, from the coding sequence ATGCATACACTGGTAATCGGAAGCAGAGTTCACGCTGATAAGCAAGGTATCAACTTCTTTTCATTCGATGAACACACAGGTGCCTTACAGCACCTCTCGGGCTTTGGAGGAGTGGAGTATCCAAACTTCCAATGTTTTGATCGTGAGAAACGAATACTCTACACCGTCAGCGAAACTGAGACGGATGGGCATGTATATGCCTATCGAGTTTCTCCTGCCCTGACGTGTGAAAAGCTGTTCTGTGTTCCCAGTCAGGGTGACTCTCCCTGCCATCTAGCCCTCGAGCCTACTGGCAAAGGCCTTGCAGTCGCAAATTATGCTGATGGGGTGTTCACCTTCCTGGGTTTTGGAAGGCCTGACTTTATTGAAACCTTCCCAGGCAAAGGAAAACATCCAAATCGGCAGCAAAGTAGCCATATCCACAGCAGCCTTTGGCTGGAAGCAGGAAAATCCTTGTTGGTTGCTGATTTGGGCCTCGATCGAATAATCTGGTATACGGATTCCTTCACTCGCAAACATTACATCACCGTGCCCGCTGGAACCGGACCACGACACCTAGCACTCTCATTGGACCAAGGCACCCTCTTTGTTGCCTCAGAACTTTCCAATGAAGTATTGGTAATCCAACTAGGACCTGAACCTAGCGTGGTCCAGACCATCAGCACCCTACCCGCTGATTTCCTTGGTGAGAATACGGTAGCGGACATCCACCTCTCATCCGACCAACGCTTTTTGTACTGCTCCAACCGTGGGCATAACAGCATTGCAATGTATGCTCTTGATCTAAGCACTAGCTCTCTTACCTTGCTTGGTCACTGTATGGTGGAACAAGAACCAAGGAACTTCTGCATCTCCCCTTCTGATTCCTTTGTTCTGGTTGGCAATGCCGGCAGCAACTCGGTAACGGTGCATGTCATCGACCAGATAACAGGATTACTTTCGTCTGCGATGCATCGAATCGAGCTTATTGAGCCTGTGTGCCTGACTTTTTTCGACTAA